Genomic window (Thermanaeromonas sp. C210):
TGCCCTGGAGAAGCCCTTATACTGGAATTAATTCCGAATTGCGGCACCTCTTCGAAACCCCCGCGGGGGAAGTCCAGGAGCTTACGAGAGCTGTCCTTGGAAGGGGTGAAAATCCGTGAGAAATACTGGACGTGAAGGCCGCCCTTTTCGCAGCACCGCTTCTTTCGGCAAACTGCAGGAAAACGCAGGCACCCCGCCCGAAGTTTGACCGGTATAGAAATAATTTCAGCCTATTGGAGTAGCATACAAAAAATTTGGGGTATCATTTGCCCGTATTAAAGGGACAAAAATTGAAGAGAGGTAACACACCATAGAAATTATTTTCTATGGGTTCCCCTTAGGATGATTTTTTATTTTCCTTATTATTTCTGAGCTAGATTGAGCAAGTCTAAGCTATAGCAAATTATTCTATCGAAGATTTTTAAAATTTTAAGCGTGGAAAGATAAACCTAATTTGGTTAATAGTAGCATGGAATAGTTTATGAACAAATTTTTTAGATTCCATATTTGGCATAATATGTCTTAGCCATTTCCATAGTAAACTTCTGCCGGGTCTAGCGCCGCAGGCGAGATAAACCCGGTCGATGCTAACTTCGTTTAGCATAAGCCTACCAGCACCCGTACTACCTGGATGAGCAAGGCCGGGTCAAAGCCGGGTCTTACCTCGATGCTGGCCAGTCCTATTTTGACCAGTAGGGACTGTTCTGGGGAACCTTGCTCGCTTATTTCTATTGGCAGCCACCGGTTGGAACTCTCCGGGGGAGCTGTGGTCTGGTTCTTAAACTTCCGCAGCCAGTACCATAACTGCCTGGGGCTAATGCCCTCATGGGAGGCGCACCATTCTTTAACGCTTTGCCCGCTTTCCCTGTATTCGGCTATACGAGCTTCCCACAGTTGCTGTAATTCGGCTCTGGTCATAAGGGGAAATCCTCCTCAGTTAGTTTTCTGAGGAAGATTATCCCTTAAACTCGAGCACAATGCCAAGGTGGGTTATATTTGACGCTTACATTGAGCGGCGTGAGAATGGCCGCCGGATGCTTGCGCCGCCGGTCTGTCATCACGTTTTTGAGATGGAAAAACGGAAGGAAACATGAAGCATGTCTACATAGCAACATAAAAGCACGTATGTAAGTCAATATGGTGGTAAGTTGGTAATATGGCTTACCACCGTACTGGCATATCAGTATGCTGACATGAATACATGTCAATATACTGTTATGTAGAGATGTAAGTATACTGATAAGTCACCGTGCTGACATAGTTGCAGGTCACGCCACTCGCGCCGCTTCTGATGGTCGGGCGGCGTGAGAAAAAGGCCGCAGGACCGTCGCGCCTACGCAGCGACCGTCCGGCGGGGGAAAAGCGGCATCCTTCAGCCGTTGGCTGAAAGATGCCGGTAATTAGGAACCGCCGCAAACCTTATTTAAAAACCACTACTTCGAAGGCTTGTCCGTTGTTTCTTGGATAGACACGACCCTGTGCGGGGCCGTGCCGTCGATAAGGGCTACTTTTATGCCGGGTATTACTACAGCATCGAGGGAATTGTTGTCAGAGGAGCAGCAGTGAAATTCCACATCAAACCCCCTTGCCAGCATGGTCTCTCCGATTTTGCGCATAAAGGTTGATTTGCCCACTCCAGGCCCGCCTTTGACCACAAATATGCGCGTGGCATCCGGTTCGATAATGTAATCGTAAAAAGAGTAAAAGCCGTAACAAGTGTTACCGCCAGGAAAGACCTTTCGTAATTTCCCCTGAGGCATACGGATCCCCCTTTTGACCTGCAAAACCTCTCTAGGACAATATATGCCCGCCGATGGAGAAATTGCCCGGGTGAGGGGTTTTTATAATACGAAAATCTTTTTCATAATACAGTATTCAGCGGTTTAACCTATTGTTTTTGCCTCTACCTTAACCTATAATGATAAAGCAACAGGGCAATGGTGTCCTAGACTGGCCGCAAAGGGGTGGCGATGTTATCGGTATTTATTGTAGAGGTGGGGCCTTCAGTGCGTCAGCCCAGGATTTTTCTGGCATCGGCCGACCAGACATCCCTTCAGTCTTTGAGGCAGGTGTTGCAGCGGGAAGGGTATCTGGTAGCGGGAACGGCCCAGGACGGTTCCCAAGCCCTGAGGTTAATTCATACCTTGCACCCCGATCTGGTCATTCTCGATAGTGAACTAATAGGAACCGGTGCTTTGGAGGTTGCGAGGTTCATCAATGAAAAACAAGTAGCGCCCATTATTATGCTGGCTTCCTCCTGGCACCGCAATATCATCAGTAAAGCGCGGGATTTTCCGGTGTTTGCCTACTTGATCAAACCAGTGCAGGAAAACGCCCTTTTACCGGCTGTAGAAGCGGCCCTGGCTAACTATGAAAAGCTGGCCCGTTTAGAAGAAGAAGTAAACAAATTAAAAGAAACTCTGGCTGCCCGCAAGCTTATTGAGCGGGCGAAAGGAATCCTTATGGAGACTTTAGGTATAACAGAAGCAGAGGCTTATCGCCGCATCCAGCGGCAAAGTATGGATAGGTGTGTTCCCATGAAAACTATCGCCGAGGCTATAATTGTGGCTCACGACCTGCAAAAAGAGGAACAGCATAAAAAATAAAACTCTTATCGCGTAGTTTTAGTTTTTATAGTTTATTCATTTAAGGGCAACGGCGTCCTCTAAGCAGAAAGGTAAACGTAATTACCTTCTGCGGGGACGCTTTTAATTTTTCTTTCAATAAATTACAAAAGGAGGTTTCTCCTATGAATGACAAGGAAAAGAGGGCTAGAATCTTAAAGCAGGCGGAAGAATGGGGAGTCAAATTTGTGCGGCTGCAGTTTACCGACATATTGGGTGTATTGAAAAATGTAGCCATTCCAGTAACCCAGCTCCCTAAGGCCCTAAATAATGAATTAATGTTCGACGGTTCTTCCATTGAAGGCTTTGTCCGTATTGAAGAATCGGATATGTATCTTTATCCTGATCCGGATACTTTTGTCGTTTTTCCCTGGAGGCCCCATGAGGGGACTGTAGCCCGGCTTATTTGCGATATTTATCACCCCGACGGCACTCCCTTCCCGGGCTGCCCTCGTAATACTTTGAAGCGGGTACTGGCTGAAGCTGAGGAGATGGGCTTTGTCCTGAACGTAGGGCCCGAGGCCGAATTCTTTCTCTTCCATACCGACCAGTCCGGGCGTCCTACTCTGGAAACCCACGACCGGGCCGGCTATTTCGATCTTACTCCTATAGATCTGGGAGAAGATGCCCGCCGGGATATGGTACTAACCTTGGAACAGATGGGCTTTGAAATTGAAGCTTCTCACCATGAAGTGGCTCCGGGACAGCATGAGATCGATTTTAAATACGCCGATGCTTTAACCACGGCCGACCGCATTGCCACTTTTAAATTTGTGGTGAGGACTATAGCCCAGCGTCACGGCCTCCATGCCACTTTTATGCCTAAACCCATATATGGTATCAACGGTTCCGGTATGCATTGTCACATTTCTCTCTCCTTCTCAAATGGGCAGAATGCCTTTTATGATCCCCAGGGAGAACTGGAGCTCAGCGAAATAGCTTATCAGTTTATAGCCGGCATCATGGCTCATGCCCGGGCGCTGGCGGCTATTACCAATCCCACGGTCAACTCTTACAAGCGCCTGGTACCCGGCTATGAAGCTCCGGTTTACATTGCCTGGTCGCCCAGGAACAGGAGTCCTCTTATACGTGTTCCTGCTAAACGAGGGCCCTCCACCCGTATAGAGGTGCGGCATCCCGATCCTTCGGCCAATCCTTATCTGGCCATTGCCGTCCTGCTTAAAGCTGGACTGGACGGCATTAAAAAGCGGATGGTACCCCCTCCCCCCGTATATAAGAATATTTATGCCTTGACTTCCGAAGAACGGGCCCGAGAAGGTATAGGCGTTTTGCCGTCCACCCTGGAAGAGGCCCTGAAC
Coding sequences:
- the tnpA gene encoding IS66 family insertion sequence element accessory protein TnpA produces the protein MTRAELQQLWEARIAEYRESGQSVKEWCASHEGISPRQLWYWLRKFKNQTTAPPESSNRWLPIEISEQGSPEQSLLVKIGLASIEVRPGFDPALLIQVVRVLVGLC
- a CDS encoding ANTAR domain-containing response regulator encodes the protein MRQPRIFLASADQTSLQSLRQVLQREGYLVAGTAQDGSQALRLIHTLHPDLVILDSELIGTGALEVARFINEKQVAPIIMLASSWHRNIISKARDFPVFAYLIKPVQENALLPAVEAALANYEKLARLEEEVNKLKETLAARKLIERAKGILMETLGITEAEAYRRIQRQSMDRCVPMKTIAEAIIVAHDLQKEEQHKK
- the glnA gene encoding type I glutamate--ammonia ligase; the encoded protein is MNDKEKRARILKQAEEWGVKFVRLQFTDILGVLKNVAIPVTQLPKALNNELMFDGSSIEGFVRIEESDMYLYPDPDTFVVFPWRPHEGTVARLICDIYHPDGTPFPGCPRNTLKRVLAEAEEMGFVLNVGPEAEFFLFHTDQSGRPTLETHDRAGYFDLTPIDLGEDARRDMVLTLEQMGFEIEASHHEVAPGQHEIDFKYADALTTADRIATFKFVVRTIAQRHGLHATFMPKPIYGINGSGMHCHISLSFSNGQNAFYDPQGELELSEIAYQFIAGIMAHARALAAITNPTVNSYKRLVPGYEAPVYIAWSPRNRSPLIRVPAKRGPSTRIEVRHPDPSANPYLAIAVLLKAGLDGIKKRMVPPPPVYKNIYALTSEERAREGIGVLPSTLEEALNELEKDEIIKEALGSHIYERFMVAKRLECEQYRTTVHPWEIERYLTKF